Proteins co-encoded in one Nicotiana sylvestris chromosome 7, ASM39365v2, whole genome shotgun sequence genomic window:
- the LOC138873905 gene encoding uncharacterized protein, whose translation MVQSGGAQPRCYAFPSRPEVESFNAVITGTVLVCSRDASVLFDPGSTYSYVSSYFASYLVVPRDSISAPVYVSMPVGDSVIVDRVYRSCVVVIGGFETSIDLLLLDMVDFDVILGMYWLSPYHTILDCHAKTVTLALRGLPRLEWGGTPGQSTSSVISYMKAWRMVEQGCLAYLAYVRDSSVEVPSMDSVLVVQEFSEVFPADLSGMPPDRDIDFCIDLAPGTQLRVCIRFIDSILTLIDNYLSIVDFYIFLSLSFQ comes from the coding sequence atggtgcagagtggtggggcccaacctcgatgttatgctttcccatcCAGGCCTGAGGTAGAGTCCTtcaatgcagttatcacaggtactgttttggtttgtagtagagatgcttcagttctgtttgatccagggtctacatactcgtatgtgtcttcttattttgcttcatatttggttgtgcctcgtgattctatCAGTGCTCCCGTATATGTGTCTATGCCAGTGGGTGATTCtgttattgtagatcgtgtctatcgttcGTGTGTAGTTGTTATTGGGGGTTTTGAGACTAGTATAGATCTCCTACTCcttgatatggtggatttcgatgtaaTTTTGGGGATgtattggctgtcaccttatcatactatattggactgtcacgccaagactgtgaccttagcattgcgggggttgcctcgattggagtggggAGGGACTCCTGGTCAATCTACTAgcagtgttatctcttatatgaaggcttggcgtatggtcgagcaggggtgtttggcttatttggcttatgttcgtgattctagtgttgaggttccttctatggattctgtgctaGTTGTTCAGGAGTTTTccgaggtatttcctgcagacctctCGGGGATGccacctgatagggatattgacttttgcattgatttggctccgggcactcaactaagggtgtgcattcgatttatcgattcaattttgacccttatcgataattacttatcgattgtCGATTTTTACATATTCTTATCATTATCGTTTCaataa